A region of the Paenibacillus sp. J23TS9 genome:
AGGCTGGCGATCCTCAAAATGGCTGCCGACCTGGATGATCCGCTGAGCGGAATGACTGCGGCAGAACGCGAGAAAAAGAATATGGTTTATGACCGCACCGTCGATCTAATGACAAAGTACCGACGCGGCGGACTCGTCCAGCAGTTCCCGCATCTCCGAGAAATATACCAGCAGATCGGGTACCAGTGGCAGGAATTGGAGTCTGAACCTATACAGTCATCCGTAACAGAGCAGCAGCAGGAACCGCAGGAACAGAAAGAAGAGAAGCCATCCTCTAGGCTCTCAGGCTGGCTGGATGAATAGGAGGAAGGTGATTGAATCATGAGGTTTGTTGGAACTGACCCGGCTACCGCCACCGGATTTGTTGCCTTGGACGAGCAAGGTAATGTGTTGGAAGAAGTTGAACTCAAGGGCGCTGGCAAAACCATGAAAGGCGGAATCACAGATGAGCAGCTTGCAGACTTAGGGCATCAGCTGTATAAACATCTGAAACCTGGTGACGAGGTCGTCATGGAAGACGCGGCTCATGGTACACAGCGGGGTATAACCACTGGAATGATACATGGTGTTTTACGTTACATGATCCGTCGCAGGTCTTTGAGCCCGAATTTTGTAGCACCTGCCGCGGTCAAGAAATATGTAGGAGTAACTGGATGGGTAGGCGAGGCAGGTAATAAGAGGCGCCTGGTTGATAAGGAGAAGAAGAAAGCAATCAAGGATGCTGTTAAAGAGCACTTTGGATATACACATAAAAGCGACAACGTCATTGATGCTTATATCATCGCAAGAATAGCCTTAAATCTCTACCTGATGCGTGAATACAAGCCCTTGTTGGACACGCTCCCTTACCAGATCGAGGTTGTCGAAGCCATATTAAATAAAGCATAACAAACGCACAGGGAAGCCTGCGGCGGCGGGCAGTCACACCCATTTGAAGGAACAGCAGTTCTTATTTTGAGAGGATGAGTGTTAATGGGGACATCAATTCCCAGACGGGAAAACGAACTGAACGTATCTGGTCAGGGTGCTATAAAGACCTACACATTAACTCCAGAAGAGCTCGCAGCCATTCAACCAAAGCCCATACCAAAATCACATTCAACGCCCCTTGGTTTCAGAACAAAGGTCAAGAACACTAATCCTGAGGAGGTTAGATCAGATATGCCAAAGATCAAAAAAGAAGATTACCTGGAGCTGCGTGTTAAAGGTTCCTCACGCAAAGATGCAGCTAAGAAACTCGGTACCTCAAAACAAAGCTTGGAGACCTATTGGTTCGGTAAGTGGGGCATTAAGAGTGACGCTTCCGAAGAAGTGGAGATCGCTAGATATAAAGAGTTGCGCACCGAGAAGAGGCAGGAGGTTCCCGCCAATCAACTGGCAACAGAGATCAAGTCAGAGACATCCACTCCCCCGGCTCCGATCGAACCGGAAAAGACAACTCCAGCCCAAAAGCAGATTGAAGTAATCCCTTCGCTACCGGTGCAACTGACCCAGGAGCAGGCTGATGCACTTCGGTTAGTCCTACAGATTAAGCAACCGGACGAGATTGTTTTGCATCACTCTTCAACATTCATTGTTACTCGGGAGAGATGGCTGGATGCGCTGGACCCACTGAATGATCTGTCCATGGACGAAATGATCCGCGCTCTGTATTTCGGATTCGAAGCAGTAAAGACTCCCGATGAGCTGCTACTTCAGGAATTTGAAAATGCAGAGGCACGATTTGGGGCTCATTCGGGTGTTGCCTTTAGGACAGGTTTACAGATTGCCGCTGATATTTTAGGGCATAAGGTTGAGGGTGTGAATGGCTGAGACAAAAAGATTCAATGTCATAATTCCTCGTAAAAAACGTCTAGATGAGGCCGACCGCGCTAAGTTGGTTGCATATTGGCAAGGTGTGTACAACCGGAAGGAAAGAGAGATTATCGTTGATAACTTCGCCGGCGGTGGTGGTGCCAGTACAGGTATAGAGTTGGCTACCGGACGAAGTGTGGATATAGCAATTAACCATGATCCGGCTGCCATTGCGATGCACGAGGCAAATCACCCGGAAACCAAGCATTACTGCGAATCGGTTTGGGATGTTGATCCTCGAGAGGTAGCTGCAGGCCGTCCGGTGGGTCTGGTCTGGCTCTCTCCAGACTGCAAGCACTTCAGTAAGGCGAAAGGTGGAAAACCAGTAGAAAAGGCAATTCGAGGACTGGCATGGATTGCAGTTCGCTGGGCGGCAACGGTTCGACCTCGAGTCATCATGCTTGAGAATGTGGAAGAGTTTAAAACCTGGGGACCGCTCATGAAAGATGGTTATCCGGATCCTGACCAGAAAGGTCGGACATTTAATTGCTTCGTGAATGCTCTTCGTCGGCAAGGTTACAAGGTTGAATGGAAAGAGTTGAAGGCCTGTGATTATGGGGCTCCAACGATTCGGAAACGACTATTTTTAATCGCTCGTTGTGACGGCCGACCTATCGTATGGCCCGAACCGACCCACGGCGCACCGGATAGCCCGGAGGTAATGGCTGGAAAGCGGAAGCCTTGGCGAACGGCAGCGGAGATCATCGACTGGTCCATTCCCTGCCCGAGTATCTTTGAACGCAAGAAGCCACTGGCCGAGAATACGGAGCGACGGATCGCCAGAGGGATTCAGCGGTTTGTGACTAACAATCCCAAACCATTCATAGTCCGAGTCAATCACAGCGGATCAAACCACCACTATACGGATGATATTGATGAGCCATTCAAGACAATTACATCCAAAAACGGATGGGGGCTTGTCAGTCCGACGCTCATTGAAATCGGATATGGCGAAGGACCGGGACAGAATCCAAGAGTACCGGGGCTACAAAAGCCATTGGGGACAGTGGTTGCTGGAGGACGTAAGCATGCACTTGTAGCTGCTTTTCTTGCGAAGCACTACGGCGGCAATTATGCAGGGCCGGGAACTGATCTTGATTACCCGCTTAGTACAGTTACAACGGTTGATCATAACGCACTGGTTACGGCTCATATTGCTCGGCATTTTGGAGAGTCCGTTGGCAGCGCAGCAGACGATCCAATCGGTACAGTAACTGCAGGAGGTGGCGGTAAGAGTTCTCTTGTGACCAGCCATCTCATCAAACTGCGTGGAACATGCCAAGACGGCCAGCCGGTCACAGAACCGATGCCTACCATAACGGCAGGCGGATTACATGTTGGGGAAGTTAGAGCTTTCTTATTGAAATATTACGGCTCAGCTGACAACGGCCAGCAGCTGGACAATCCTTTGCATACAGTAACCACAAAAGATAGGTTCGGGCTGGTCACGGTCGAGGGTGTTGATTACCAGATTGTTGATATCGGCATGCGGATGCTGGAGCCACACGAACTATTCGCAGCACAGGGATTCCCAAGCAACTACATCATTAATCGGTATGCGGATGGTAAATCGGTTCCCAAGTCGGCCCAGGTGGCAAGATGCGGAAATAGTGTATCCCCCCTTATTCCCAAGGCATTTGTACTCGCGAATCTGCCAGAGATGTGTATGGGGTCGGGAAATACATTGAGCTACGAACGTTATAAGGAAGCGGTCGGGGCCGGACAGATGGAGTTTTCATTGTGAGGAGGGATAATCCCGATGAATGAGACGGATAAAGCTAATCCAATGGAAGAGATCCTGAAAATTTCAGATCAACTGCCTATGGCTGTTTTGGAGGATATTAACAAGCGAATAGGTGACTGGTTAGCGATGGGCGGGGAATCTACGGACCCATATATCGAACAGCAACTACGGTTTGCAAGAAGATTTGTGAAATGAGGAGAGATGAACGGATGAAATCCATTAATGAATATGTACAAGCAGCACATGAAAACGCGAAATCAAAAGGCTGGTGGGACGAGGATCGGAGTTTCGGTGAGATCATTGCCTTGATCCATTCCGAGGCCTCTGAGGCATTGGAGGATTATCGGAACGGAGAACACCCAAGGACAATGTGGTACGAAAGCAAAAGCAGGCCAGGGGAATGCTCTGATATGCAAAGTGAGGAATTTCGGAAACCTTGTGGCATTCCGTCCGAGTTGGCTGACATTGTAATTCGCGTGTTTGACGCCTGTGGGCGGTACAGTATCGACCTGGAACAAGCGATCCGGGAGAAGATGGCTTATAACGCGACGTGGCCGCAGCGGCACGGAGGGAAGAAATTGTGAGCGAAAAGACAGACATTGAAAAGATGATCGCTCCAGCTCGCCATTCTCTCCAGCATGTTCCACTGACTGAAAGCATGGTGATCGGCGGGACGATCGGAAAACTGCAGCGAGCACTTGAGGAGAAGGATGCAGTTATTAAAGAGCTGACCGGGATAAACGTGATCGATAAAGATAAACTCGTTGAGTTTATAGAATCTGAAATCATGTCTGCTAGGATCGTTGGAACAGGCAGCGATAAGGCAATTGAATGGGAGTGCAGAAGAATTCTCGAACGGATTAATGCCGGCATTTTCGATAAGTCGGAATAGCGCATTCCGACCGTATGACGCAGTAGACACAAAATGCGATACAAAGGAGGTTTTAAGATGAAAGTTGATTTAGTAGGGTTTGATATTGAAAGGGTTAAGGAAATCGCGGTTATGGAGGGTAAGGACCCGGAGACTTTGACAGAAGTTCAAATCTGGGAGATCGTTTCTCATGCTCTTAGATGTTACGAAATAGATTTATTGACGCATTATGCGAAGGGGAGAGATGAATAGTATGCCAAAAATCGAGGGATCAAAAGGTATTTGCCGATTGTGTTTTGAGCCTGTATGGGCAGACCAAGATTTTGTGATTAGTGAAAGTAAATTCTACTATCACAGCGGTTGTGCGAATAAAGTTCCTGATTTGAAGAAATGGGAAGACAAACATAGAAATCCACGTCGAGACTTGGACGGTACAAAAGCAAACTGAACAGTACGAACGAAAAGCTCATAAAGGAGAGGTCTGTGAAGATGAAGGATCAACCAGTTCTGTTTTACTGCAAGGATGGCACGCTGTATCCTGTGGCCCTCACAGCTGAGCAACAGCAAATGTTTGAAATGACGGTCAGCCTTCTTTCACCGCTTAAGGTGATTTCAGGTAAACCGCAAGGACAAGCAATTAATTTACTTTCAAATCGAGAGGAGCAATTATAAATGAAAACTAATATGAACGTACTGTTTAAATCGATGCAAAAGGATGACAAGAAGGAGATCCTCAAATTCGAAATCAAGGGATCGGAGGATGCTGGCGATGAAATGGAGCTGTTTGAGCTCTCTGGCAGTATTGTGGTGCTCTCCCTGGAAGTTGGTGGAGACGATGTGTGCGGTGGCATTTCTGCAGAGTTTGTCTCCATGCAGCGCGACAGCAAGAAGACTGTCATGAAGTTCGGCATCAAAGGTGATAAGGATGACAAGGCCCAGCAGCTTTATAAACTCGCTGGTCGAAACGTAACCCTGGGCGTGGCTCCAAGTCAGATGAGCATCGAGGAATTTAATGAGCCTCGTGAAGGTGTTCGCGGCAAGATCAATCCGGACGGAACAGTCGATGTGGATGATAAGAACCAAATGACTCTCGATGAGGTTGCTGCGGGTTCTGAGGAACAAGGGGAAGATGGTCCGACGATGCCTGAAAGTGACGATGATCTGCCGTTTTGATTGATTGCAACATGGCCCCGGCTTCGGTCGGGGAACATCTTAACAACGGGGTGAGACAGTGGGACAAATGAGCCTCGGGGATGAATTTCTTCCTGAACTGGATGCATCGAAAACAAAGAGGGCCGTCATTGATGCATTTGATAAATACCGGAAATGCAAATACCTAACGTTTGAAGATCGTGAAGCAAATGTCACTGCAGGTCTTAGCGATACTCCAAGGGGTTATACCGGAACAACCAGTGATCAGACAGGAGATATCGCAACGTACAACGTCGACAAACAAAATGAACGAAAAAAATACTGTTTGAAAGTTGAGAGGGCTGTGGCAAGACTCCCTCGAATGGAGAAGTTTCTAATCGAAAAGCGTTATATGTCCGAGGAAAGCAGTTATATAAACGATCAGCACATTTATAATTTTGAGTTCCAGCCGCCGATCAGTTGGACATTGTATAAGAAATATCGCTGGGAAGCTTTTTATAAACTCGCACTGCATTTGGGTATTGCTGTGAAAGTTGAAATTAGCGAGAAAGGGGAACCATCTAATGATCTATAAAAAAGAAGAACTGCCATTTGTCCTCAATCCTCAAGATATTCAAAAAATTCTGGCTATCGGTCGACGGCAGACTTATGAGTTACTGAAAGATCCACCCTTTACTGTTCAAAGGTTAGGCGGACGCGGTGTAATCAAAATTTCGAGGGATGATTTCTTTCGGTGGTTGGATGGAGAGAAAGGTTTAGAATCATAAGCAGGGGAGCTTGCCTCTTGCTTTTATAAAAAAACGGTAGTAACATACACCTAAGCAAGTGATGTCAAAGTAATTTCAAAACGGTAGGTTTTTGGTAGGATACTTGGTAGGAACAAGGGTAACATTCAGAGATTCAAAGGAAACGGAGAACCTGACCAATCTCTTGTAAACACTGGGGTTCCGACACTATCGGTCATGAAGTGGACATCATGAGCAATCATATTAATTGGTTTAATCCTTCGGGGCAGGGTGAAATTCCCTACCGGCGGTGATGATGCATATTGTTTCAAGGTGAGAAGCCATGAAGCGGATGCGTCTCAGTCCGTGACCCGGACGCGTGGCAAGTTGGCCCGCGTACGGTGGACCTGGTGCAAATCCGGGACCGACAGTATAGTCTGGATGGGAGAAGGAGAGGAAGCGCATGTTACATATTGTTCATGCGATGCCACCCAATAAAGCTTAGGCATGCGTGTCTTTTTTCACGTACTCTGGTGTGAACACAGATTGAACTATTATTTGTCTTGCTATCATTCTGCACCATTCACTTGTATGGGGAGAATCTGGTTAATCTGGTTATTCTTAGTTCATTCTAAATAGGGGAAGTTTATTTGGCTTACTCTGTATTCTGTATACCGGATAGTATGCGATCCATAAAAAAGACATTGTTATTTGCTATTCCTGCACACAGGATCTGTCTATAATTCATCATGACAGAAGCTTTATTTGCGTGTCTTCAAATTACTCTCAAGCTGCCCCCGGATGTTGATCCGGCGGGCTTTTTTTGTTGCATTTTGGAATAGGGAGGAGGTTGAGAAAGGCATGGAAACGGTTGTTAACGATGAATTTTATATGTCGCTGGCACTGGATATGGCGGAGCGTGCACAAGGACAAACAGGCATTAATCCGGTGGTAGGCTGTGTCATCGTTAAGGATGGTGCGCTTGTTGGGCTGGGAACGCATCTCCAGCGGGGAAGCGGGCATGCGGAAGTTCATGCTGTGGATATGGCCGGTAAAAAAGCTGAAGGAAGCAGCGTATATGTGACGCTAGAACCCTGCAGCCATTACGGCAAAACCCCGCCCTGCTGCGATCTGCTGGTGAAGGCCAAGGTGAAGCGGGTGATTATCGCCTGTGAAGATCCGAATCCGCAGGTCGCGGGTACAGGAATCGAAAGGCTCAGACAGAGCGGCATTGAAGTGAAGGTCGGTGTTTTAAGAGATCGAGCCATTCGCCAAAATGAGAAATTTATGAAATATATTACGACAGGTACCCCTTATGTGACCATCAAGACGGCGAGTACGCTGGACGGGAAGATTGCAACCGACACGGGTGACAGCAAGTGGATTTCGAATGAAGAGGCAAGGCGGCAGGTACACAGTCTCCGTCACCGGCATCAGGCCATCATGGTTGGCATCGGAACGGTTCAAGCTGATGATCCCGCACTGACGACAAGGCATGACGAGGTCGACGGCCTGCAGCCAATCCGAATCGTTGTGGATTCCAAGCTTCGTTTGTCCCCTGAATCCAGGATTTTCAGTGAAGGCCTATCTCCGGTTATCGTACTAACGACGGAGCAGGCGGATCCGCAGAAAGTGAAGCTCCTAAGGGACCTGGGAGCTGCCGTTCTCGCTTGCGGCAGTGGTCCTTCCGTGGATCTCAGGTTCGCTATGCAGGAACTGGGGCGCTTGGAGATCGGGTCCATATTGGTCGAAGGCGGAGGGACGCTGAACGGTTCACTGCTTAAAGAGCGTCTTGCAGACCGGATTATCATGTATTTGGCTCCGATGATTGTCGGTGGAAAAGCAGCCCCGGTTAATTTCAACTTTGAAGGGGTTCACCGTATCGCAGACGCTGTTACGCTCGATTCCCTGGAGATCGAACAGATCGGGAATAACATATCTGTAACGGGAATACCGGTGTGGCCAAAGTGATGAAGCTCAATAAATAAAGGAGAGATGGCATGTTTACCGGATTGGTAGAAGAAATCGGTATTCTGGATGGAATCACAAGACAGGGTGAAGCCCTGGTTCTAAGTATTAAGGCTTCTGTGATTATGGATGACATCCGGATCGGTGACAGCATTGCGGTGAACGGTGTGTGCCTGACAGCGACGAGGATTGGAAGCAGCGGATTTTCGGTGGATGTTACTCCGCAGACTTACCGGCATTCCAATCTGGCTCTTCTTAAACCGGGGAGCCAGATAAATCTGGAGCGAGCCATGAAGGCAAATGGACGCTTCGGAGGACATCTGGTGCAGGGGCATGTCGATATGACTGGTACAGTTCGCAGGTTATCCAAAGAACGAAATGCGGTACTGATTGATATTGCGCCCGATAGAACGGAAATGTCGGCATACATCATTCCTCAAGGATCGGTCACAGTAGATGGCGTCAGTCTTACGATTGCGCAGGTAGACGGGGATAGCTTCAGGGTATCCATCATCCCTCATACTATTGGTGAAACAGGTCTATCAGGCATTAGGGCAGGCAGCGTAGTGAATATCGAATGCGATATTATCGGCAAGTATGTGCATGCACTGCTTGGCCAGAGGGGTACAGAATCCGGGAGCCGTTCGAAGGGAATCAACCTTGAGATGCTGGCAGCGAACGGCTTTAATTAATGGACGTATATGATTTTCAGCAGAACAAAAGGGGGAATTGACATGATGGATCCATTCATATTTGACCCGATTGAAGACGCGCTTGAGGAACTTCGGGCAGGAAAGGTCATTATCGTGGTGGATGATGAGGACCGGGAGAACGAAGGGGATTTTGTTGCATTGGCAGAAAAGGCCACGCCAGAGGTTATTAACTTTATGATTACTGAAGGCCGGGGGCTGGTGTGCGTGCCGATCACACGAGAACGGGCGAAAGTACTTAAGCTGTCTCCCATGACAGAGCAAAACACCGACCATCACGGTACGGCTTTTACGGTATCGGTTGATTATAGAGATACAACTACGGGCATATCCGCTTTTGAACGCTCATTAACAGTAAAGGCTCTGACCGATCTGGCAGCCGCAGCCGCGGATTTTCGCCGACCCGGGCATATGTTTCCTCTGATCGCCAAGGATGGGGGCGTCCTGCGGCGGGCAGGTCATACCGAAGCAGCGGTGGATCTGGCAAGATTAAGCGGCTGCGCCCCCGCCGGCGTGATTTGTGAAATTATGAAAGAGGACGGAACGATGGCGAGACTTCCGGATTTACAGGGCATCGCGAATAAGCATAATCTGAAGCTGATATCGATCCAGGATTTGATTAAATTCCGCAATCAGCGAGAGCAGTTGGTCCACCGGGAAGCCGAGGTGCGGATGCCAACGGATTTCGGAGTCTTTCAGGCAGTAGCTTATACCAACGATGTGGATGATAAAGAGCATCTGGCACTTGTCAAAGGGACGATATCCAGTGAAACACCGGTGCTTGTGAGGGTGCACTCCGAATGCCTGACAGGGGACGTGTTCCATTCGCTGCGCTGCGACTGCGGTCCGCAATTCGCTGCAGCGCTCCGGCAGATCGAAGAAGAAGGCTCCGGCGTCTTGTTATACATGAGGCAGGAAGGCCGGGGAATCGGCCTGATTAACAAGTTAAAGGCTTATGAGCTGCAGGAGCAGGGGCTGGATACCGTGGATGCAAATCTCAAGCTGGGATTTCCGGCGGACCTTCGCGACTACGGCATCGGCGCTCAAATCCTTAAGGATCTGGGCGTTCGGCAAATCCGTCTTCTGACCAATAACCCGAGAAAGATCAAAGGTCTTGAAGGCCATGGTCTGGAAGTTGTCGAGCGTGTTCCGATTCAGATGGAAGCCGGAGTCGATAACAGCTGTTATTTGCATACGAAACAAACGAAGCTTGGACACATGCTGAGCATGGAATCTTAATCACATATAAGAGAGGTTGATATAGAAATGGCACATATTTTTGAAGGCAATTTGGTATCAAGCGGTTTAAAATACGGGATTGTGGTTGGAAGATTCAATGAATTTATTACAAGTAAGCTGCTCGGCGGCGCTCTCGATGGATTAAAGCGTCATGGTGCTGGTGAAGATGAAGTTGATGTGGCGTGGGTACCGGGAGCTTTTGAAATCCCGTTAGTTGCCAGCAAAATGGCCGAAAGCGGAAAGTATGACGCCGTGATTACTCTCGGAACCGTCATCCGCGGGGCCACTTCCCATTACGATGTGGTATGCAATGAAGTGGCCAAAGGCGTTGCCGCTACCAGTCTGAAGACAGGCGTTCCGGTCATCTTCGGCGTTCTGACGACAGACAGCATTGAGCAAGCCATCGAACGGGCGGGTACCAAGGCGGGGAACAAAGGCTACGAAGCGGCGACGTCAGCTATCGAAATGGCCAACCTGACAAAACAGTTTAAATAAGAATTCAAGGACAAGGAGGCACTCTTTTCATAGGGTGTCTTTTTTTTGCATGCTCCAATGATGGGCCCCCCTTATGTGATAATACGTCGATAGATGCTTTTCAAATCATCGGAGTCCTTCTGCATTACCGTCAAATGATAGGGTAACTTCCCGAAATACCTCGAAGGCTGGGTAGGTGTTTTTGCGTTTATTTATAGCTGATCTGCTCTATCATCCTCAATTTACAAACGCGATATTCTGCAGCAAAATACGGATCGCTCCCTGCAAACCGCCCAGCCAGGAAATCTAGACCATACCGGATAACAACGGTCAATATTTAAAGGTGAGGCTCGCGGCAAACGATTTGCCGGATGTATTTTATTTGAAGTCCTCCCAGTTGTCCGGGTACCAGGAGGCAGTTCTTTCACTTCATGGTTTTGAGGCGACCAAAGCCAACAAGTTCCCTGCCATATTTAGGAGATATCCTGGGTTTGCCGCTGGTATCCTTCTCTGTAAAATCTGAGTGATTTGGCGTTTGTAGCCCAAAAGATCATCGGATAATCTCTATGTGACAAGCTTACGAGCTTGACGAAACTGCAGAAATCATGCTTAGTTAATGTAGTGCCTTTACATAGGGCACTACATTTTTTTAATATAGAAGTAGAAGTAGTGCTGATAAAATTTGATAGATTGATCTATTATGGACGGAGGATAGGCCGTGAACACAGTATTATACAAGCTGGAGACATTTGAGGGTCCGCTCGATTTGCTGCTTCACCTGATAGACAAAGCGGAAATCAATATCCAGGATATCCCCGTCAGCGAGATTACCGACCAATATATGGAGTATTTGCACAGCATGCAGGAGCTGGAACTCGATATTACAAGTGAGTTTCTGGTGATGGCAGCCACGCTGCTATCCATTAAATCGAAGCTTCTATTACCGAAGCCCCCGGTTTTCATCATGGACGAATTTGATTTTTACGATGAAGAGGATCTTGATCCGCGTGCGGAGCTGGTGCAGAAGCTGATTGAATACCGGAAGTATAAAGGAATTGCCAAGCATTTGCAGGAGAAGGAATGGGAACGGAGCCTGCTCTATGCGAAAGAGCCAGAGGATTTGACTCCATGGGTGCCGGCGGTAACCGAGAATCCGGTGCGGGGCCTCCATGCTTCAGATTTGGTCGCCGCGTTCCAGAAAGCTCTCCGCAAAGCGGTTAAACGGACAACCTATACCCGCATTCAGCGGGATGAGATATCGGTCAAGGACCGGATCAGACAGGTCGTAAACGTACTTGAGCAGTCTGGGCGGGGCGGCAAAGTGCTGTTCTCCAGGCTTTTACATGAAGACATGATGAGACATGAGATCGTCGTAACCTTTCTGGCCATATTGGAGCTGATGAAGATGAAACAAATTCTATGTTATCAGGAAAAGCTCTTCGACGACATTGTAATGGAATGGAAAGGGGGAGAGCAGGATCATGGACTTTCCGAAATTGAAATCGATTATTGAGGGACTGCTGTTTCTCTCAGGGGATGAAGGCCTTACGGTCAAACAAATTGCCGAAATAGTGGATCACCGGGCAGAGCTTGTCGCTGATGCGCTCACGGAAATGAAAGAGGATTTTCAACAGCAGCAGCGGGGTATTCAGGTGCTGCAAATTGCAGGAAGCTACCAGCTGACCACGCTCGGGGATCATGCAGCATATTATGAGAAGCTGGCCTATTCGCCTTCCCGGTCCTCTCTGTCCCAGGCAGCGCTCGAAACGTTGGCCATCGTAGCCTACCGCCAGCCCATCACCCGGGTTGAGATAGAGGAGATCCGCGGTGTTAAATCGGAGCGTGCCATTCAGACGTTGGTACACAAGGACCTTATAGAAGAGATCGGCCGAGCAGAGGCGATTGGTCGGCCGATTTTATATGGGACCACAAAATCATTCCTCGATTATTTCGGCCTTCCAAGTCTACAGGCGCTTCCGGAACCGCAATTATTTGAAAGCACAGAAAATCTGGAGGAAGAAACACAGCTGCTGTTCGAAAAGCTTGACGGCAGACAGCTTACGATCGATGATGTGAACTAATTTGATGAATAGAACCGGTAATCTAGATCTTAGATTGCCGGTTTTTTATTGTGATCAGACGAAAAAGAAATCATGTCCAAATTGAGCTTAAAATAGAAATTCGAATCTTTTCCAGCTTTGTATGCCATACTATGTCCGAAGATAACGAATGGTCATTTGTAGGGGGCTATATTGTGTGGATTACGCTGGCTGTTATAGCCGTTATTCTCATATTGCTTGCCGCTGCCGCCATGTCGAACATCATCTGCACCATCCGTTTCAGCAAGGATGGTCATGATGATAAGGCAATAATCGACATCCATATGCTGTACGGACTGGTACGGTTTCATTATGAAATGCCCAAACTTGTGTTTGAAAATATGAAAAAAGGCTTTCTCCTTAAGCTTGAAAAAAGCAGCAACCTGAGCCGGAATTCGGGAAACACGACGCATACCCGGATTAATAAGAAAAAAACGGATTTATGGGCTCATGAAATCCGGATTTTGTTAAGATCGACCGCTTCATTAAAAAAATGGCTTCAGCGGACATTTTCCCATGTTCGGGTTCACGAGCTGAAGTGGTCAACTAATTTCTCAACAGGCGAAGCCGAGTGGACTGCCATCGCTTCGGGTGTATTATGGAGCATCAAAACAACGCTGATCGGCTGGTTATCCTTTCAGGTCCGTATGAAAAGCAGTCCCCGGATAAATGTCATTCCCGTGTTCAAAGACGAGATGCTTTTTTCGACGGAATTTTATTGTGTTTCCCGGCTATCCTTCGGTTACGCCCTATTCGCTGCCATTATTCTGTTATCACGGATTCTGAAAGTGGAAGGCGGATTGAAAAAATGGATTCGCTTATACCGACAGAGGAAAGGTAAGGGTAAGGGGCAGAAAGTTCCAAGTGTTTGACATGGAGATGAGTAAA
Encoded here:
- the scpB gene encoding SMC-Scp complex subunit ScpB, with amino-acid sequence MDFPKLKSIIEGLLFLSGDEGLTVKQIAEIVDHRAELVADALTEMKEDFQQQQRGIQVLQIAGSYQLTTLGDHAAYYEKLAYSPSRSSLSQAALETLAIVAYRQPITRVEIEEIRGVKSERAIQTLVHKDLIEEIGRAEAIGRPILYGTTKSFLDYFGLPSLQALPEPQLFESTENLEEETQLLFEKLDGRQLTIDDVN
- a CDS encoding DUF2953 domain-containing protein, with translation MWITLAVIAVILILLAAAAMSNIICTIRFSKDGHDDKAIIDIHMLYGLVRFHYEMPKLVFENMKKGFLLKLEKSSNLSRNSGNTTHTRINKKKTDLWAHEIRILLRSTASLKKWLQRTFSHVRVHELKWSTNFSTGEAEWTAIASGVLWSIKTTLIGWLSFQVRMKSSPRINVIPVFKDEMLFSTEFYCVSRLSFGYALFAAIILLSRILKVEGGLKKWIRLYRQRKGKGKGQKVPSV
- a CDS encoding ScpA family protein; protein product: MNTVLYKLETFEGPLDLLLHLIDKAEINIQDIPVSEITDQYMEYLHSMQELELDITSEFLVMAATLLSIKSKLLLPKPPVFIMDEFDFYDEEDLDPRAELVQKLIEYRKYKGIAKHLQEKEWERSLLYAKEPEDLTPWVPAVTENPVRGLHASDLVAAFQKALRKAVKRTTYTRIQRDEISVKDRIRQVVNVLEQSGRGGKVLFSRLLHEDMMRHEIVVTFLAILELMKMKQILCYQEKLFDDIVMEWKGGEQDHGLSEIEIDY
- the ribE gene encoding 6,7-dimethyl-8-ribityllumazine synthase, with the translated sequence MAHIFEGNLVSSGLKYGIVVGRFNEFITSKLLGGALDGLKRHGAGEDEVDVAWVPGAFEIPLVASKMAESGKYDAVITLGTVIRGATSHYDVVCNEVAKGVAATSLKTGVPVIFGVLTTDSIEQAIERAGTKAGNKGYEAATSAIEMANLTKQFK